A window of Thermosynechococcus sp. NK55a contains these coding sequences:
- the gor gene encoding glutathione-disulfide reductase, protein MSYDYDLLVIGAGSGGLAASKRAASYGARVAIAEGDKVGGTCVIRGCVPKKLMVYGSKFSRLFEDAVGYGWRPVKAKLNWERLIRAVDQEVNRLSQLHISYLEKAGVELLPFFARFADPHTLELVDRQGQVQGRVTAAKILIAVGGEAIKPNVPGIEHSITSREMFLLPKQPKRMAILGGGYISVEFAGILQGLGTEVIHFLRGDRPLRGFDQDIQDGVYGGMIRHGIDVRPQCHITGLKLTKKGNIRIYYEQQGQTCETKVDTVLCAVGRAPNLQGLGLDQAGVHLRTNSQGIVAIGVDEYYRTNQEHIFAVGDCTNRVNLTPVAIAEGRAFADTQFGNLPRTLSYENIPSAVFSQPEAASVGLSEAQAKAKLGDENVKIYRTAFRPMYHSLTGRPEQVIVKLVVEKNTERVLGAHMVGDNAAEIIQGIAIALKMGATKKDFDATIGIHPSTAEEFVTLR, encoded by the coding sequence ATGAGCTACGACTATGACCTACTGGTGATTGGTGCCGGCTCCGGTGGCTTGGCAGCCTCAAAGCGGGCAGCTTCCTACGGGGCTAGGGTGGCCATCGCCGAAGGGGATAAAGTGGGCGGCACCTGTGTGATTCGGGGTTGTGTCCCCAAAAAGCTCATGGTCTATGGCTCCAAGTTTAGCCGCCTCTTTGAAGACGCTGTCGGCTATGGCTGGCGCCCCGTTAAGGCAAAACTCAATTGGGAACGCCTGATCCGTGCGGTGGATCAGGAGGTGAATCGGCTCAGTCAACTGCACATTAGCTATTTGGAAAAAGCAGGTGTTGAACTGTTGCCCTTTTTTGCCCGCTTTGCTGACCCCCACACCCTAGAACTGGTGGATCGCCAAGGACAGGTACAGGGGCGGGTGACAGCAGCAAAAATCCTGATTGCCGTTGGCGGCGAAGCCATTAAACCCAATGTGCCGGGAATTGAACACAGCATTACCTCGCGGGAGATGTTTTTGTTGCCCAAGCAGCCAAAGCGCATGGCCATCCTTGGCGGCGGCTACATCAGTGTTGAGTTTGCTGGCATCCTGCAGGGGCTAGGGACGGAGGTAATTCACTTTCTGCGGGGCGATCGCCCCCTGCGGGGTTTTGATCAAGACATTCAAGATGGCGTCTATGGAGGAATGATCCGCCACGGCATTGATGTGCGTCCCCAGTGCCACATTACTGGCTTGAAGCTCACTAAGAAGGGTAATATCCGCATTTACTACGAACAGCAGGGGCAAACCTGTGAAACCAAAGTTGATACGGTGCTGTGTGCCGTGGGGCGCGCTCCCAATTTGCAGGGGCTAGGCCTCGATCAGGCGGGAGTTCACCTAAGAACCAATAGCCAAGGAATTGTGGCCATTGGGGTGGATGAATACTACCGCACCAATCAAGAGCATATTTTTGCTGTGGGCGACTGCACCAACCGCGTCAATCTCACCCCCGTAGCCATTGCTGAAGGACGCGCCTTTGCCGATACCCAATTTGGCAATCTACCCCGCACCTTAAGCTATGAGAATATTCCCTCAGCGGTGTTTTCCCAGCCGGAGGCAGCTTCTGTGGGGCTTTCGGAGGCGCAAGCCAAGGCGAAATTGGGGGATGAGAATGTGAAAATCTACCGCACGGCCTTTCGGCCCATGTACCACAGCCTCACGGGGCGCCCTGAACAGGTGATCGTCAAATTGGTGGTGGAGAAGAATACGGAGCGGGTGCTGGGGGCCCACATGGTGGGGGATAATGCGGCTGAAATTATTCAAGGGATCGCGATCGCCCTCAAAATGGGCGCCACCAAGAAAGACTTTGATGCCACCATTGGCATTCACCCCTCTACTGCTGAGGAGTTTGTTACCCTGCGCTAG
- the truB gene encoding tRNA pseudouridine(55) synthase TruB, whose translation MFGFLNLNKPAGCTSHDCINELRRRLRLKRIGHGGTLDPMATGVLPIALGAATRLLPYLSDRKAYIGTVRFGITTTTDDITGEICQEQVASHLTLAAIQEQLPQFMGEIEQLPPAYSAIQVAGQRLYARARAGEVVSVPPRIVTVYRIEVLDWQPGRHPELTLHIICGRGTYIRALARDLGAALGVGGTLAALQRIESSGLRIEESHCLESIAPEHLPLCSPQAVLSHLPWLELNAAQLNDWYHGRAVICEGLPPAESVVGVTFATACVGIGISGGDRLHPKVVLKE comes from the coding sequence ATGTTTGGTTTTTTAAATCTGAATAAACCTGCTGGCTGCACGTCCCACGACTGTATTAATGAACTGCGGCGGCGGCTGCGGCTTAAACGGATTGGCCACGGGGGCACATTGGATCCGATGGCCACTGGGGTACTGCCGATCGCCCTTGGGGCCGCAACGCGACTTCTGCCCTATCTCAGCGATCGCAAGGCCTACATTGGCACGGTGCGCTTTGGGATTACCACCACCACCGATGACATTACGGGGGAAATTTGCCAAGAACAGGTGGCCAGTCACCTGACGCTCGCAGCCATCCAAGAACAGCTCCCTCAATTTATGGGTGAAATTGAGCAATTGCCCCCTGCCTACAGTGCGATTCAAGTGGCTGGCCAGCGGCTCTATGCCCGTGCCCGGGCGGGTGAGGTAGTGAGCGTTCCGCCGCGTATCGTGACTGTGTACCGCATCGAGGTCTTGGATTGGCAACCGGGTCGTCATCCTGAACTCACCCTGCACATTATCTGTGGCAGGGGCACCTATATTCGCGCCCTTGCCCGCGATTTGGGGGCTGCACTGGGGGTGGGTGGCACCCTGGCAGCCCTGCAACGGATTGAAAGCAGCGGCCTGCGGATTGAGGAGAGCCATTGCCTAGAAAGCATTGCCCCAGAACATTTACCCCTGTGCTCGCCCCAAGCGGTTCTCTCGCATCTGCCGTGGCTTGAACTCAATGCAGCACAACTCAATGACTGGTACCATGGCCGCGCCGTGATTTGTGAGGGGCTGCCGCCGGCGGAGAGTGTTGTGGGCGTCACCTTTGCCACTGCCTGTGTCGGCATTGGCATCAGTGGGGGCGATCGCCTGCATCCCAAGGTAGTGCTCAAGGAGTAG
- the trmD gene encoding tRNA (guanosine(37)-N1)-methyltransferase TrmD, with the protein MRFDIITLFPEFFASPLSSGLIAKALARGIAEVILTNPRHFSTDKHQRVDDEPYGGGVGMVMKPEPLFAAIESLPCLPRREVIYVTPQGQPLTQQHLWHWSRERDQLVILCGHYEGVDERVIEHLVTQEISIGDFVLTCGEIPALVILNGVLRLLPGTIGKAASLHEESFEDDLLDYPHYTRPAEFRGWTVPPVLLSGHHGKIAAWRRAQQIERTRERRPDLYARWLARTQGQIKGN; encoded by the coding sequence ATGCGCTTTGACATTATTACTCTTTTTCCTGAATTCTTTGCTTCACCCCTCAGCAGCGGCCTAATAGCCAAAGCTTTGGCGCGGGGCATTGCGGAGGTCATCCTAACCAATCCACGGCACTTTAGCACCGACAAGCACCAGCGCGTAGATGATGAGCCCTATGGCGGTGGTGTAGGGATGGTCATGAAACCGGAACCCCTCTTTGCTGCCATAGAATCCTTGCCCTGTTTGCCGCGGCGCGAAGTCATCTATGTTACCCCCCAAGGGCAGCCCCTCACCCAACAGCACCTCTGGCACTGGTCACGGGAACGGGATCAGCTCGTCATCCTTTGCGGTCACTATGAGGGCGTGGATGAGCGGGTCATTGAGCACTTAGTCACCCAGGAAATCTCCATTGGCGATTTTGTCTTGACCTGTGGTGAAATCCCGGCCCTTGTCATTCTCAATGGCGTCCTGCGATTGTTGCCGGGCACCATTGGTAAGGCAGCCTCACTCCACGAAGAGAGCTTTGAAGATGACTTACTGGATTATCCTCACTACACCCGACCCGCAGAATTTCGGGGCTGGACAGTACCGCCAGTCTTACTTTCCGGTCACCATGGAAAAATTGCTGCATGGCGGCGGGCACAGCAAATTGAGCGCACACGAGAGCGCCGCCCTGATCTTTATGCTCGATGGTTAGCTCGAACCCAGGGGCAAATCAAAGGCAATTGA
- the pipX gene encoding transcriptional coactivator PipX, with protein sequence MKPPITAEQYLNHPTFGLLYGVCPLDEHRQLFTTLYAQRLFFVVTQRPEGVEFQSISRTDARMLIEQRLRSLRRLGKMTEYQALAAIHHQAFL encoded by the coding sequence ATGAAGCCCCCGATTACTGCTGAGCAGTATCTCAATCATCCCACCTTTGGCTTGCTCTATGGGGTATGCCCTCTGGATGAGCATCGGCAACTTTTTACAACCTTGTATGCCCAGCGGCTCTTTTTCGTTGTGACTCAGCGGCCCGAGGGTGTGGAGTTTCAATCCATTAGTCGCACGGATGCGCGAATGCTCATTGAACAGCGGTTGCGATCCCTCCGTCGCCTTGGCAAAATGACCGAATACCAGGCCCTGGCAGCTATTCATCATCAAGCTTTCCTCTAG
- the ctpA gene encoding carboxyl-terminal processing protease CtpA, which yields MGVRWLQRLICCLVVLVGVWGIFPTDSAIALTEEQKLFNEAWRIVNQAYVDPTFNGQNWWLVREKALKHSLRDREATYAAIQGMLATLEDPFTRFLRPEQFRSLQTTTAGELIGVGLQISTDPETGVLEVIAPIDGSPAAQAGIQPRDRILAIDGVPTPKLSLDEAAERMRGTAGSAVHLLLQRGNEAPQELILHRGHIEINPVTAEVRQVQGHTVGYIRLSQFSAMAPTEMRKAIQMLEQQGAEAYILDLRNNPGGLLQAGVEIAQLWLDSGVIVYTVDRQGIIDSLNASGGALTDDPLVVLVNSGTASASEILAGALQDHGRARLVGDRTYGKGSIQSLFSLSDGSGLAVTIAHYETPNHHNINKVGIEPDRRVLDAPESLMAMGTAADPQYLAALELLHSPIQVATSAG from the coding sequence ATGGGGGTTCGTTGGCTGCAACGTCTCATTTGTTGTTTGGTTGTCCTCGTGGGGGTCTGGGGCATTTTCCCCACTGACTCGGCGATCGCCCTGACGGAAGAACAAAAACTCTTTAATGAGGCCTGGCGTATTGTTAACCAAGCCTATGTCGATCCCACCTTTAATGGTCAAAACTGGTGGCTAGTGCGCGAAAAAGCCCTAAAGCATTCCCTGCGCGATCGCGAGGCGACCTACGCTGCCATTCAAGGAATGCTGGCCACCCTTGAGGATCCCTTCACCCGATTCCTGCGGCCTGAACAGTTTCGCAGCCTACAAACCACCACTGCGGGTGAACTCATCGGCGTTGGCTTGCAAATTAGCACTGACCCTGAGACCGGTGTCCTTGAAGTGATTGCTCCCATTGATGGCTCTCCCGCTGCCCAAGCCGGTATTCAACCCCGCGATCGCATTCTTGCCATTGATGGTGTGCCCACCCCCAAACTGAGCCTTGACGAGGCCGCCGAAAGGATGCGGGGGACGGCGGGTTCTGCGGTTCACCTATTGCTGCAGCGGGGCAATGAAGCCCCTCAGGAATTGATCCTGCACCGGGGACACATTGAGATTAATCCGGTCACGGCTGAGGTTCGCCAAGTGCAGGGGCACACCGTTGGCTATATTCGCCTCAGCCAGTTCAGTGCTATGGCCCCCACAGAAATGCGCAAAGCCATTCAAATGCTAGAGCAGCAGGGAGCTGAGGCGTACATTCTTGATCTGCGCAATAATCCGGGGGGACTGTTGCAGGCGGGAGTAGAAATTGCCCAGTTGTGGTTGGACTCGGGGGTAATTGTCTATACCGTCGATCGCCAAGGGATTATTGATAGCCTCAATGCCAGTGGGGGCGCTCTCACCGATGATCCGCTAGTTGTCCTTGTAAATAGCGGCACAGCCAGTGCCAGTGAGATTTTGGCCGGTGCCCTCCAGGATCATGGGCGCGCTCGACTGGTGGGCGATCGCACCTATGGCAAGGGCTCGATTCAGTCCCTTTTTAGCCTGAGTGATGGCTCTGGCCTCGCTGTGACGATTGCCCACTACGAAACCCCCAATCACCACAACATCAACAAAGTAGGGATTGAGCCAGATCGGCGGGTGCTCGATGCCCCAGAGAGTCTGATGGCCATGGGTACCGCAGCAGATCCCCAATATCTGGCGGCCCTAGAGTTGCTCCACAGTCCCATCCAAGTGGCCACTAGCGCAGGGTAA
- a CDS encoding EAL domain-containing protein, whose translation MASSSPRLITALKEQLLQEQAANRIMQAIRNSLDLDVIFETAVREVGVGLGVDAVVVQYLPEQGVWRHIAEYHHDPNFPRHDGFEIPDPNNPFAADLKAGNIVIVDDTREISDPINQEIAITFPGAWLLIPLMVAGRLWGSLSLSTYPQPHGWSRAEIERACGVATQLEVAIYQATLYRQVQQELAERRQVEAALRASEERFRLATLHLPGAIFRYEQYPDGRNCALYLNPMCERLWGVPAEAAAADGECLWQLVHPEDREATWQSVLRSAETLTPWFCQWRIIHPATGEVRWLEGAGQPTREADGAVVWYTVVLDVTERLVAETRLKEQQAQLELAARVSNIGFYFCDLRTGAFCVSSSYRRQLGYSGTAKEASLEDWEERLHPEDRDRVTVAYRQFLRGAAEYNIDFRLRHCNGTYRWFHSEAVLIHDEQGQPCKVVGTNIDITERKAIELALQESEARYRFLAENTSDILGLYDPQWQCLYVSPSCQTLLGIPPEKLLGQHFSQLCSSDWERSRVNQELEQMIQQQRFWPITYEVCTAQGDPLWLETLVKPCYNSQGQLHQLQTTSRDVTARVKVQLQLHRQAYHDSLTGLPNRLYFMEQLEAAITEAQTSPEFYYAVLFFDLDRFKVINDSLGHGVGDQLLMTFASWLRCLVENRYTVARLGGDEFAILLTEVPHIQRAIALCEQIIHRLQEPLRVEERQIFLSTSIGVVFCQNEYETGIAVLRDADIAMYAAKRQLTKRYAVFNAQMHKQVLERLHFEHDLRHALNGGELQVFYQPVFHLKSQRLVGMEALVRWQHPERGLVSPAHFIPIAEETGLIVALDQWVLEQTCRQLWTWQQQYGIPADLRLGVNVSAKTLQDATFLKYLDTLQRRYPLPRQHLLLELTERISIELGSEMLNLLELLRNRNIEIGIDDFGTGYSCLSYLQSLPIQHLKVDRSFVSQLEENERNLQITRMILLLSQQLGYRAVAEGIETPRQLQILQELGCDYGQGYLFGPPLPAEEFESLLKAHSH comes from the coding sequence ATGGCCAGTTCCTCACCACGGTTGATTACCGCTCTCAAAGAGCAGTTACTGCAGGAGCAAGCGGCGAACCGTATTATGCAAGCGATTCGCAACTCCCTTGATCTCGACGTGATCTTTGAGACGGCTGTGCGGGAAGTTGGCGTGGGGCTAGGGGTTGATGCGGTTGTGGTGCAGTATTTACCGGAGCAGGGAGTCTGGCGGCATATTGCTGAGTATCACCATGATCCCAACTTTCCTCGTCACGATGGTTTTGAAATTCCGGATCCCAACAACCCTTTTGCCGCAGATCTAAAAGCAGGGAACATCGTCATTGTTGACGATACCCGTGAAATTAGCGATCCCATTAACCAAGAAATTGCAATTACTTTTCCGGGAGCCTGGTTACTGATTCCCTTAATGGTGGCAGGTCGCCTCTGGGGAAGCCTGAGCCTATCTACCTACCCTCAACCCCATGGGTGGTCAAGGGCAGAAATTGAACGAGCCTGTGGGGTTGCCACCCAATTGGAGGTAGCCATTTACCAAGCCACCCTCTACCGGCAAGTACAACAGGAACTGGCTGAGCGACGGCAGGTTGAGGCTGCTCTGCGCGCCAGTGAGGAACGGTTTCGCTTGGCGACGCTTCACTTGCCTGGCGCCATTTTCCGCTATGAGCAATATCCCGATGGCCGCAACTGTGCCCTTTACCTCAACCCAATGTGCGAACGTCTTTGGGGTGTACCGGCAGAGGCAGCTGCCGCCGATGGTGAATGTTTGTGGCAGCTTGTGCATCCCGAGGATCGAGAAGCCACATGGCAATCTGTACTGCGTTCGGCTGAAACCTTGACCCCTTGGTTTTGTCAATGGCGCATCATTCATCCTGCCACAGGAGAAGTCCGCTGGCTGGAGGGGGCGGGTCAACCCACACGGGAGGCCGATGGCGCTGTTGTCTGGTACACGGTGGTTTTGGATGTCACGGAGCGGCTGGTGGCGGAGACTCGTCTTAAGGAACAACAGGCGCAGTTAGAGTTGGCGGCACGGGTCTCTAATATTGGTTTCTATTTTTGTGATTTACGTACAGGGGCCTTCTGTGTTTCCTCCAGCTACCGAAGGCAATTGGGGTATTCTGGCACCGCCAAAGAAGCAAGTCTTGAGGATTGGGAAGAGCGACTCCACCCAGAGGATCGCGATCGCGTTACTGTTGCCTACCGTCAGTTCCTACGCGGCGCGGCAGAGTACAATATTGATTTTCGGCTCCGCCATTGCAATGGCACCTACCGCTGGTTCCACAGTGAAGCAGTATTGATTCACGATGAGCAGGGTCAGCCCTGTAAAGTGGTAGGTACCAACATTGATATTACAGAACGCAAAGCCATTGAACTAGCACTGCAGGAAAGCGAGGCACGCTATCGGTTCCTAGCGGAAAATACCAGCGATATTCTTGGGCTCTACGATCCGCAGTGGCAATGTCTCTATGTGAGTCCCTCTTGTCAAACCCTCTTGGGCATTCCTCCTGAAAAGCTGCTTGGCCAGCATTTTAGCCAGCTTTGTTCTTCTGATTGGGAGCGATCGCGAGTCAACCAGGAACTGGAGCAGATGATTCAGCAGCAAAGGTTCTGGCCCATAACCTATGAGGTTTGTACTGCCCAAGGGGATCCCCTGTGGCTGGAGACGTTAGTTAAACCCTGCTACAACAGTCAAGGTCAATTGCACCAACTGCAGACGACCTCCCGCGATGTCACTGCTCGAGTAAAAGTGCAGCTTCAACTGCATCGGCAAGCCTATCACGATTCTTTGACAGGACTGCCGAACCGGCTTTACTTCATGGAGCAATTGGAAGCAGCAATTACCGAGGCGCAAACAAGTCCTGAGTTTTACTATGCGGTGCTATTTTTCGATCTGGATCGCTTTAAGGTGATTAATGACAGCCTGGGCCATGGGGTGGGGGACCAACTTCTAATGACTTTCGCCAGTTGGCTGCGGTGCCTCGTTGAGAATCGGTACACGGTAGCTCGTTTGGGCGGAGATGAGTTTGCGATTCTGCTCACCGAGGTGCCCCACATCCAGAGGGCGATCGCCCTGTGCGAACAAATTATCCATCGCCTTCAGGAGCCCCTGAGGGTGGAGGAGCGGCAAATTTTCCTCAGTACGAGTATCGGCGTTGTCTTTTGCCAAAACGAGTATGAAACCGGTATAGCCGTCCTAAGGGATGCCGATATTGCGATGTATGCGGCTAAAAGGCAGTTAACAAAGCGCTATGCTGTCTTTAATGCCCAGATGCACAAACAGGTTCTAGAGCGGCTCCACTTTGAACATGATCTGCGCCACGCTCTAAACGGTGGGGAATTGCAAGTCTTTTACCAGCCGGTCTTTCATTTGAAGAGTCAGCGATTGGTCGGCATGGAGGCCTTGGTGCGCTGGCAACACCCTGAGCGGGGTCTTGTCTCACCGGCACACTTTATCCCCATTGCCGAGGAGACAGGGTTGATCGTGGCGCTGGATCAGTGGGTCCTAGAGCAGACCTGTCGGCAGCTCTGGACTTGGCAACAGCAGTATGGCATCCCAGCTGATTTAAGGCTCGGCGTCAATGTTTCTGCCAAGACGCTCCAGGATGCCACTTTCCTGAAGTATCTGGATACCCTTCAGCGGCGGTACCCCCTGCCCAGACAGCATTTGCTGCTAGAACTCACCGAAAGGATTAGCATTGAACTGGGAAGTGAAATGCTGAATTTGCTGGAATTGCTCAGGAATCGCAATATTGAAATTGGCATTGATGACTTTGGCACAGGCTATTCCTGCCTCAGCTATCTCCAGAGCCTGCCGATTCAACACCTCAAGGTAGATCGTTCCTTTGTCAGCCAACTGGAGGAAAATGAACGCAACTTGCAAATTACCCGCATGATTCTACTCCTGAGCCAGCAGTTGGGCTACCGGGCTGTTGCT
- a CDS encoding thioredoxin family protein yields MAELIVDILGTGCKKCHQLEANARAALEQLNLTAQVNHITDPLAIADSGVMRTPALRINGQVVSQGSVLDTQEIIAFLPH; encoded by the coding sequence ATGGCGGAGTTAATCGTTGATATTCTGGGGACAGGATGTAAAAAATGCCACCAACTAGAGGCCAATGCGCGGGCAGCTCTGGAACAGCTCAATTTAACTGCTCAGGTTAATCATATTACCGACCCTTTAGCGATCGCCGACTCTGGTGTCATGCGAACCCCTGCACTACGGATTAACGGACAAGTGGTCTCCCAAGGCAGCGTGTTGGATACCCAAGAGATCATTGCTTTTCTGCCTCATTAA
- a CDS encoding S49 family peptidase — MVGFSATVFFALLGILLAPASETSPYEHISGKESSRDRILRIDITGPILGSPQNEEDSFFAPLVGVTYGYEVQRQLAEAAKDKTIKAVFVNISTPGGTIFGSQAIAEGIRSYRKATQKPVYAFIEGIAASGGVWAMVTADKIYADHGSMVGSIGILGPSVFYYDRPTSLDNGLLMGGVTANSIEERTLSAGRSKDIGNPFRRLTPQEIQVLQAGLEQEYTKFIHHVAQARGIDPSVIRNEMGAMIFSNDQAQRYRLIDGTRSRLETLNALARAANLKEGEYAIVRFQRDRSPLINQLFGVQSPPRALETQRAWKQEQLCALSQLRALAYYGSLSCDRQ; from the coding sequence GTGGTGGGCTTCAGTGCCACGGTTTTCTTTGCCCTCCTCGGCATCTTGTTGGCGCCCGCCAGTGAAACCAGTCCCTACGAACATATCAGCGGCAAGGAGAGCAGTCGCGATCGCATTCTTAGAATTGACATTACTGGTCCAATTCTAGGCAGCCCCCAAAACGAAGAGGATAGCTTCTTTGCCCCCCTTGTGGGTGTCACCTACGGCTATGAAGTGCAGCGGCAGTTGGCAGAAGCTGCTAAGGATAAAACTATTAAGGCCGTCTTTGTCAATATCAGCACTCCCGGTGGCACAATCTTTGGCTCACAGGCGATCGCCGAGGGCATTAGGAGCTACCGCAAAGCAACCCAAAAACCCGTCTATGCCTTTATTGAGGGTATTGCTGCTTCCGGAGGGGTTTGGGCAATGGTGACAGCCGATAAGATCTATGCTGATCACGGCAGCATGGTTGGTAGTATTGGCATTCTCGGTCCCAGTGTTTTCTACTACGATCGCCCCACCAGCCTCGATAACGGCCTACTGATGGGAGGCGTCACCGCCAATAGCATCGAAGAACGGACCCTGAGCGCTGGCCGTAGCAAAGATATTGGCAATCCCTTCCGTCGCCTCACCCCCCAAGAAATTCAGGTCCTCCAAGCTGGCCTTGAGCAGGAATACACTAAGTTTATTCATCATGTGGCCCAGGCACGGGGCATTGATCCCAGCGTCATTCGCAACGAAATGGGAGCGATGATTTTCAGTAACGATCAGGCGCAGCGCTACCGTCTCATCGATGGTACCCGCAGCCGCTTAGAGACCCTAAATGCCCTCGCCAGGGCTGCCAATCTCAAGGAGGGAGAATATGCCATTGTCCGTTTTCAGCGCGATCGCTCCCCTTTGATCAATCAACTCTTTGGCGTTCAGTCACCTCCCCGGGCACTAGAAACCCAACGGGCGTGGAAACAAGAGCAACTTTGCGCCCTTAGTCAACTGCGTGCCCTTGCCTACTATGGTTCCCTCTCTTGCGATCGTCAGTAA
- a CDS encoding permease, whose amino-acid sequence MAFWQGQWKSLLVTIGGFLVCFYLPVESLQQWQRLQGAFWSALYLVRWYAQEHVLLCLVPAFFIAGAIAVFLSQEAIMKYLGAEAPKMVAYGVAAVSGTILAVCSCTVLPLFASIYRRGAGLGPAIAFLYSGPAINVLAIILTARVLGLSLGLARAIGAIAFSVVIGLLMQALFPTPISGAAVNTATVSRNEPRRPLWQQATLLGVLVGILVFANWVQPTTDASPWQTIALGKWWLTGLLALILSGLLVVWYHVSPAKVLLAIAVTAVLAWRFAASPLVPFSAGIVGISWLTSTGQKEARAWFESSWEYAQQILPLLLLGVLIAGFLLGRPGSEALIPSQWITTAVGGNSIVANFLAALSGALMYFATLTEVPILQGLLANGMGQGPALALLLAGPALSLPNILVLRQIMGWRKTLTYTALVVLMATLSGIAYGALSP is encoded by the coding sequence ATGGCATTTTGGCAGGGGCAATGGAAGTCACTATTGGTGACGATTGGCGGGTTTTTGGTGTGTTTTTACTTACCCGTTGAATCACTACAGCAGTGGCAGCGCCTGCAGGGGGCTTTTTGGAGTGCTCTCTATCTGGTGCGCTGGTATGCCCAGGAGCATGTTCTGCTGTGCTTGGTTCCGGCCTTCTTTATTGCAGGGGCGATCGCTGTTTTCCTGAGTCAAGAGGCCATCATGAAGTATCTAGGGGCAGAGGCCCCCAAGATGGTAGCCTATGGTGTGGCAGCGGTATCAGGTACGATTTTAGCGGTGTGCTCCTGTACAGTCTTGCCATTGTTTGCCAGTATCTACCGGCGAGGAGCGGGTTTGGGGCCTGCTATTGCCTTTTTGTATTCTGGTCCCGCCATTAATGTGTTGGCAATTATCCTGACTGCACGGGTCTTAGGTCTCTCGCTGGGGCTTGCGCGGGCAATCGGGGCGATCGCCTTTAGTGTTGTGATTGGCCTGCTGATGCAGGCTCTCTTTCCTACCCCGATCAGTGGAGCAGCCGTAAATACGGCCACCGTTAGCAGGAACGAGCCAAGGCGTCCCCTATGGCAGCAGGCCACCCTCCTGGGAGTACTGGTGGGCATACTGGTCTTTGCCAACTGGGTGCAACCAACAACCGATGCCTCGCCCTGGCAGACCATCGCTCTTGGCAAATGGTGGCTCACGGGTCTGTTGGCTCTTATTTTGAGCGGTCTGCTGGTGGTGTGGTACCACGTCAGCCCAGCGAAGGTACTTCTGGCGATCGCTGTCACCGCCGTACTCGCATGGCGATTTGCGGCCTCGCCGCTAGTGCCCTTTAGTGCCGGCATTGTTGGCATCAGTTGGCTGACCAGTACTGGTCAGAAGGAAGCGAGGGCTTGGTTTGAGTCCAGTTGGGAGTATGCACAACAAATTTTACCCCTGCTACTGTTGGGAGTGCTCATAGCAGGTTTCCTCTTAGGCCGTCCGGGCAGTGAGGCCCTCATTCCTAGTCAGTGGATTACAACGGCTGTAGGGGGCAATTCGATTGTTGCCAATTTCTTGGCAGCCCTCTCCGGCGCACTCATGTACTTTGCCACCCTAACCGAAGTTCCGATTTTGCAAGGTCTTTTAGCCAATGGCATGGGACAAGGTCCTGCACTGGCACTGCTACTGGCCGGTCCAGCTCTATCCCTGCCCAATATACTGGTTCTGCGTCAGATCATGGGCTGGCGCAAAACCCTGACCTATACGGCGTTGGTGGTGCTGATGGCGACCTTGAGCGGGATTGCTTATGGCGCCCTTTCGCCCTAA